A single genomic interval of Nocardioides palaemonis harbors:
- a CDS encoding sulfotransferase family protein codes for MPTTSTPLVLVSGSGRSGTSSLAGTLKRLGLHVPQPEVEASETNPRGFYEPRWVIDFHKRHLRELALFNIDSRPAAVGLVADYLASGEPTAELREWLAGQLAAPERGDAQIVVKDPHAFWFASAWESASADAGADLRWLTALRHPAEVVGSRDIAYLSSQSDELRLTKETSNVAGWVHAALLTEQAGRGGRRSFVRYVDLLADWRAALAPVQQQLEIELNTDLTSTEHHAVDDFIEPSMRKSQLTWDDVRTPDWLRDMAEEVWRLLGVLTTAPHDAETLAALDRIHADYDARYADAVALTFDHTKAESTLAAREARDAQRATVQQLRRELDVVRHAQPPAVGGREAAGILRRAVVRRLTRR; via the coding sequence ATGCCGACGACCTCCACCCCGCTCGTCCTCGTGTCCGGGTCCGGCCGCAGCGGCACCAGCTCGCTCGCCGGCACCCTGAAGCGGCTCGGGCTGCACGTGCCCCAGCCGGAGGTCGAGGCGTCGGAGACCAACCCGCGCGGGTTCTACGAGCCGCGCTGGGTGATCGACTTCCACAAGCGGCACCTGCGCGAGCTCGCGCTGTTCAACATCGACAGCCGTCCCGCGGCCGTCGGCCTGGTCGCCGACTACCTCGCGTCCGGCGAGCCGACCGCGGAGCTGCGCGAGTGGCTGGCCGGCCAGCTGGCGGCGCCGGAGCGTGGCGACGCGCAGATCGTGGTCAAGGACCCGCACGCCTTCTGGTTCGCGTCCGCCTGGGAGTCCGCGAGCGCCGACGCGGGCGCCGACCTGCGCTGGCTCACCGCCCTGCGGCACCCCGCCGAGGTGGTCGGATCGCGCGACATCGCCTACCTCTCCAGCCAGTCCGACGAGCTCCGCCTGACGAAGGAGACGTCCAACGTCGCCGGCTGGGTGCACGCCGCCCTGCTGACGGAGCAGGCCGGGCGCGGCGGTCGCCGCTCGTTCGTGCGCTACGTCGACCTGCTCGCCGACTGGCGCGCGGCGCTCGCGCCCGTCCAGCAGCAGCTCGAGATCGAGCTGAACACCGACCTCACCTCCACCGAGCACCACGCGGTCGACGACTTCATCGAGCCGTCGATGCGCAAGTCGCAGCTCACCTGGGACGACGTGCGCACCCCCGACTGGTTGCGCGACATGGCCGAGGAGGTCTGGCGGCTCCTCGGCGTGCTGACGACCGCGCCGCACGACGCCGAGACGCTGGCCGCGCTCGACCGGATCCACGCGGACTACGACGCGCGCTACGCCGACGCCGTCGCCCTGACCTTCGACCACACCAAGGCCGAGTCCACCCTCGCCGCCCGCGAGGCGCGCGACGCCCAGCGCGCGACCGTCCAGCAGTTGCGGCGCGAGCTCGACGTCGTACGCCACGCCCAGCCGCCCGCCGTCGGCGGGCGCGAGGCGGCCGGCATCCTGCGCCGCGCCGTCGTGCGCCGCCTCACCCGCCGCTGA
- a CDS encoding ATP-dependent DNA ligase, with protein MDLPVMPPVQPMLAKSVSGVPDPAKHGGLSFEPKWDGFRCLVFKDGDEVELASRNTKPLTRYFPEVVEACRRQLPDRVVLDGEVFVGLQGPDGWRLEFETLQERIHPAASRVDKLAVETPAGFVAFDLLALGDESFLDRPFAERRAALVAALADLDGTGPCFLTRTTEDPAEAERWFSEFEGAGLDGVVAKPLGAAYEPNKRTMLKIKHERTADVVLAGYREHKTSTPEEPLIGSLLLGLYDEDGELQHIGVSASFTAAKRASLWHELQPLVCDVADHPWGRWQEFLTANPDRVPGTQSRWSAGKDLGFTALRPERVLEVKYDHMEGRRFRHTAHFKRWRDDRDPESCGYGQLEEPAGYDLTRILSTDTAPTTGGAR; from the coding sequence GTGGACCTCCCCGTGATGCCGCCCGTGCAGCCGATGCTCGCGAAGAGCGTGAGCGGCGTGCCCGATCCGGCGAAGCACGGAGGCCTCAGCTTCGAGCCCAAGTGGGACGGCTTCCGCTGCCTGGTCTTCAAGGACGGCGACGAGGTCGAGCTGGCCAGCCGCAACACCAAGCCGCTCACCCGCTACTTCCCCGAGGTCGTCGAGGCGTGCCGGCGCCAGCTCCCCGACCGGGTGGTGCTCGACGGCGAGGTGTTCGTCGGACTCCAGGGCCCCGACGGCTGGCGGCTGGAGTTCGAGACGCTGCAGGAGCGGATCCACCCGGCCGCCAGCCGCGTCGACAAGCTCGCGGTCGAGACGCCGGCCGGCTTCGTGGCCTTCGACCTGCTCGCGCTGGGCGACGAGTCGTTCCTGGACCGCCCGTTCGCCGAGCGCCGCGCCGCGCTGGTCGCAGCCCTGGCCGACCTCGACGGCACCGGCCCGTGCTTCCTCACCCGCACCACCGAGGACCCCGCCGAGGCCGAGCGCTGGTTCTCCGAGTTCGAGGGCGCCGGGCTCGACGGGGTGGTCGCCAAGCCGCTCGGGGCGGCGTACGAGCCCAACAAGCGCACGATGCTCAAGATCAAGCACGAGCGGACCGCCGACGTGGTGCTGGCCGGCTACCGCGAGCACAAGACCTCCACCCCGGAGGAGCCGCTCATCGGCTCGCTGCTGCTCGGCCTCTACGACGAGGACGGCGAGCTCCAGCACATCGGCGTCTCCGCCAGCTTCACCGCCGCGAAGCGGGCCTCGCTGTGGCACGAGCTCCAGCCGCTGGTCTGCGACGTCGCGGACCACCCGTGGGGTCGCTGGCAGGAGTTCCTCACCGCCAACCCCGACCGCGTCCCCGGCACCCAGAGCCGCTGGAGCGCGGGCAAGGACCTCGGCTTCACCGCGCTGCGCCCCGAGCGGGTGCTCGAGGTGAAGTACGACCACATGGAGGGACGGCGGTTCCGGCACACCGCCCACTTCAAGCGCTGGCGCGACGACCGCGACCCCGAGAGCTGCGGCTACGGTCAGCTCGAGGAGCCCGCCGGCTACGACCTGACCCGGATCCTGAGCACCGACACCGCACCCACCACCGGAGGCGCACGATGA
- the codB gene encoding cytosine permease, whose product MSAPTTATDQVVDPDYPVTPVPAHARKTFLSLAVVLLGFTVFTPTMLAGAQLGAAFSLSELLQVILLGSLVLGVYVAVLGWIGARTGLTTVVMSRYVLGQRGAKLASVLLGGTQIGWYGVVIGTIGDLTAQALDWESYPSRAAVMILASVLMCLTACYGYRGMFWVSAISTPLILVLAFWVLLRSLEEVGGWSGLADVDPSTSMTWSVAITTVVGTFVSAGTQAPNWTRFARTGGQAVLACAIGFLVGNGLMIFFGATGAMTFGEGDFVLVLYNLGLVGWGLFLLFGNLWKSNADTAYAFGVAGAELFEKPSKLPFVVGGSVVGTVLALVGVQNHLVDYLVLLGVFVPPLGGVIIGDFLARWRAGMPEAHPVPAFHWVNLGIYAVASALAWLANETGFFVPPVIGVLVALVLTLVAGRRGAGRVA is encoded by the coding sequence ATGAGCGCCCCGACCACCGCCACGGACCAGGTCGTCGACCCGGACTACCCGGTCACGCCCGTCCCGGCGCACGCCCGCAAGACGTTCCTCTCCCTCGCCGTGGTGCTGCTCGGCTTCACGGTCTTCACCCCGACCATGCTCGCCGGCGCCCAGCTCGGCGCCGCGTTCTCCCTCTCCGAGCTGCTGCAGGTCATCCTGCTCGGCTCCCTCGTCCTCGGCGTCTACGTCGCGGTGCTCGGCTGGATCGGCGCGCGCACCGGCCTGACCACGGTCGTGATGTCGCGCTACGTGCTGGGCCAGCGCGGCGCCAAGCTCGCCTCGGTCCTGCTCGGCGGCACCCAGATCGGCTGGTACGGCGTCGTGATCGGCACGATCGGCGACCTCACCGCGCAGGCGCTCGACTGGGAGTCGTACCCGTCGCGTGCCGCGGTGATGATCCTGGCGAGCGTGCTGATGTGCCTCACCGCCTGCTACGGCTACCGCGGCATGTTCTGGGTGTCGGCGATCTCGACGCCCCTGATCCTCGTCCTCGCGTTCTGGGTGCTGCTGCGCTCGCTGGAGGAGGTGGGCGGCTGGTCCGGTCTCGCCGACGTCGACCCGAGCACGTCGATGACCTGGTCGGTCGCGATCACGACGGTCGTGGGGACGTTCGTCTCCGCCGGCACGCAGGCACCGAACTGGACGCGCTTCGCCCGCACGGGTGGCCAGGCCGTCCTCGCCTGCGCGATCGGCTTCCTGGTCGGCAACGGCCTGATGATCTTCTTCGGTGCGACGGGTGCGATGACCTTCGGGGAGGGCGACTTCGTCCTCGTGCTCTACAACCTCGGCCTGGTCGGGTGGGGGTTGTTCCTGCTGTTCGGCAACCTGTGGAAGTCCAATGCCGACACGGCCTACGCGTTCGGTGTCGCAGGCGCCGAGCTGTTCGAGAAGCCGTCCAAGCTGCCGTTCGTCGTGGGCGGCTCGGTCGTCGGCACCGTCCTGGCCCTGGTGGGCGTGCAGAACCACCTCGTCGACTACCTCGTCCTGCTCGGGGTCTTCGTGCCGCCGCTCGGCGGCGTGATCATCGGGGACTTCCTCGCCCGCTGGCGCGCCGGCATGCCCGAGGCGCACCCGGTCCCGGCGTTCCACTGGGTCAACCTCGGCATCTACGCCGTGGCCAGCGCCCTCGCGTGGCTCGCCAACGAGACCGGTTTCTTCGTCCCGCCGGTGATCGGCGTGCTGGTCGCGCTCGTGCTGACGCTCGTCGCCGGGCGACGCGGGGCGGGGCGCGTCGCCTGA
- a CDS encoding nucleoside deaminase, with protein MIEAADREFLDLAIEQARIGWQEGGIPIGAALVHDGEVLAVGRNRRVQLGSAIRHGETDCIENAGRLSARVYRASTLYTTLSPCFMCAGTSVLYDIPRIVIGENRTFEASESWLASRGVELVVADDADCKALMDTMIAEKPQLWAEDIGEEA; from the coding sequence ATGATCGAAGCGGCGGACCGGGAGTTCCTCGACCTGGCGATCGAGCAGGCCAGGATCGGGTGGCAGGAGGGCGGCATCCCCATCGGGGCGGCCCTGGTGCACGACGGCGAGGTGCTGGCGGTGGGCCGCAACCGGCGCGTCCAGCTGGGATCGGCGATCCGGCACGGCGAGACCGACTGCATCGAGAACGCCGGCCGGCTGTCCGCCCGGGTCTACCGCGCCAGCACCCTCTACACCACCCTCTCGCCCTGCTTCATGTGCGCGGGGACCTCGGTGCTCTACGACATCCCGCGCATCGTCATCGGCGAGAACCGCACCTTCGAGGCGTCGGAGTCGTGGCTGGCATCGCGCGGCGTGGAGCTCGTGGTCGCCGACGACGCCGACTGCAAGGCGCTGATGGACACGATGATCGCCGAGAAGCCCCAGCTGTGGGCCGAGGACATCGGGGAGGAGGCATGA
- a CDS encoding PucR family transcriptional regulator, translating to MLIPLPEVLALPSFRAAGTRVLAGDPQAATVRWVHSSEVFEMGGLLAGGEVLLTTGLGLHGRTSEHMAAYVEQLADAGLTALALELGRTFFEVPGPILDAARRRGLVVLGLTHVVPFERMVEDFHELVVRRRTHAAGGAGWGDLAQVVVDGRGLRALLDEVSRAAGCEVELRDRDDQVVERSSIASVVEEERVSEPVRGPAGVVGTLHLLGGPTRRRRRTAGQAAVAVALELGRAGSLGQRPSPAQSLVADLCAATPMAGTEVTDRLAELGWPAPDGRGWQPVALAVEPGAALTDVVPALEQALRSATSPVLAGIAGSRAVAVVRGWSRPGAARDGLVAVHESLRRARVTVAPAPALLVAGPPVTDPAELGPALGRTRELLELARRTGRRDGVLLARDLAAPHLLASAGSAAWAGLAEEQVGPLIAHDSRHRTELLRTLDTYLTSGTSKAAAATALGIRRQSLYDRLQRIERLLGVELDDPDQQLGLQLGVLAWRLRTGIDPRVGFGG from the coding sequence GTGCTGATCCCGCTCCCCGAGGTGCTGGCCCTGCCGTCCTTCCGCGCGGCCGGCACGCGCGTGCTCGCCGGCGACCCGCAGGCGGCGACGGTGCGGTGGGTCCACTCCTCCGAGGTCTTCGAGATGGGCGGCCTGCTCGCCGGGGGAGAGGTCCTGCTGACCACGGGGCTGGGCCTGCACGGTCGCACGTCGGAGCACATGGCGGCCTACGTCGAGCAGCTCGCCGACGCCGGGCTGACCGCCCTCGCGCTGGAGCTCGGCCGCACCTTCTTCGAGGTCCCCGGCCCGATCCTGGACGCCGCGCGGCGGCGCGGGCTGGTGGTGCTGGGCCTGACCCACGTGGTGCCGTTCGAGCGGATGGTGGAGGACTTCCACGAGCTGGTCGTCCGCCGCCGCACGCACGCGGCGGGCGGCGCCGGCTGGGGCGACCTGGCGCAGGTGGTCGTCGACGGGCGCGGTCTGCGGGCGTTGCTCGACGAGGTGTCGCGCGCCGCCGGCTGCGAGGTCGAGCTGCGCGACCGCGACGACCAGGTCGTCGAGCGGAGCTCGATCGCGTCGGTCGTGGAGGAGGAGCGCGTCTCCGAGCCCGTACGCGGACCGGCCGGGGTGGTCGGCACGCTCCACCTGCTCGGCGGGCCGACGCGCCGGCGACGTCGTACGGCCGGACAGGCGGCCGTGGCGGTGGCGCTCGAGCTGGGGCGGGCCGGCTCGCTGGGCCAGCGTCCGAGCCCTGCCCAGTCGCTGGTCGCGGACCTCTGCGCGGCCACCCCCATGGCCGGCACGGAGGTGACCGATCGGCTCGCCGAGCTGGGCTGGCCGGCGCCCGACGGACGCGGGTGGCAGCCGGTGGCGCTGGCCGTCGAGCCGGGCGCGGCGCTGACCGACGTCGTGCCCGCGCTCGAGCAGGCGCTGAGGTCCGCCACCAGTCCGGTGCTGGCAGGCATCGCCGGCAGCCGGGCGGTGGCGGTGGTGCGCGGCTGGTCGAGACCGGGCGCCGCACGCGACGGCCTGGTCGCGGTCCACGAGTCGTTGCGCCGGGCCCGGGTGACGGTCGCCCCGGCGCCGGCCCTGCTGGTCGCCGGACCGCCGGTCACGGACCCGGCCGAGCTCGGCCCCGCCCTCGGGAGGACACGCGAGCTGCTGGAGCTCGCCCGGCGCACGGGGCGCCGCGACGGGGTGCTGCTCGCCCGCGACCTCGCCGCACCCCACCTGCTCGCGAGCGCCGGATCCGCGGCGTGGGCCGGGCTGGCCGAGGAGCAGGTGGGCCCGCTGATCGCGCACGACAGCCGGCACCGCACCGAGCTGCTGCGCACCCTCGACACGTACCTGACGAGCGGCACGTCGAAGGCCGCGGCCGCGACGGCCCTGGGGATCCGCCGTCAGTCGCTCTACGACCGCCTGCAGCGGATCGAGCGGCTGCTGGGCGTCGAGCTCGACGATCCCGACCAGCAGCTCGGGCTGCAGCTGGGCGTGCTCGCCTGGCGGCTGCGCACCGGCATCGACCCGCGGGTGGGCTTCGGGGGCTGA
- a CDS encoding ABC transporter permease produces the protein MINLTIAKLAGQALLGRRRFFLLLAFPVLLIGLVALIASLADGDAAYDILPSLGYPLVLPLVAILAASSVLGPEVDDGSIVYLLAKPVNRYGVALSKWLVALAATLTAGALSILVAALITGDTTRAVALFVGAVVAGTAYSALFVAISAVTRHAVIASLMFVLIWESLLGNLFTGIAWLSIGQWGLRVGHAISTELPDPASLPYAIVASALVTVVGVWFAGDRLRSFSLKGED, from the coding sequence ATGATCAACCTCACGATCGCCAAGCTCGCCGGGCAGGCCCTGCTCGGCCGGCGGCGCTTCTTCCTGCTGCTCGCCTTCCCGGTGCTGCTGATCGGGCTCGTGGCCCTCATCGCCTCGCTCGCCGACGGCGACGCCGCCTACGACATCCTGCCCAGCCTGGGCTACCCGCTCGTGCTGCCGCTCGTCGCGATCCTCGCGGCCTCGTCGGTGCTCGGCCCGGAGGTCGACGACGGCTCGATCGTCTACCTCCTCGCCAAGCCGGTGAACCGCTACGGCGTGGCGCTGAGCAAGTGGCTGGTCGCGCTCGCCGCGACCCTCACCGCCGGGGCGCTGTCGATCCTCGTCGCCGCGCTCATCACCGGCGACACCACGCGGGCCGTCGCGCTGTTCGTCGGCGCCGTGGTCGCCGGGACGGCGTACTCCGCGCTCTTCGTCGCGATCTCCGCCGTGACCCGCCACGCCGTGATCGCGTCGCTGATGTTCGTGCTGATCTGGGAGAGCCTGCTCGGCAACCTCTTCACCGGCATCGCCTGGCTGAGCATCGGCCAGTGGGGCCTGCGGGTCGGCCACGCGATCTCCACCGAGCTCCCCGACCCCGCGAGCCTGCCCTACGCGATCGTCGCCAGCGCGCTGGTCACGGTCGTGGGCGTGTGGTTCGCCGGCGACCGGCTCCGGTCGTTCTCGCTCAAGGGCGAGGACTGA
- a CDS encoding ABC transporter ATP-binding protein — MSTLVLDKASRWFGNVVAVNDVSLSIGPGVTGLLGPNGAGKTTLMAMMSGFLAPSAGHVTLDGQPVWRNTETYRQIGLVPERELSFGYLTGRQFVRANADLHGLSDAGAATERILEVVDMVEPAARRLDTYSKGMRQRVKIAAALVHDPAVLLLDEPFNGVDPRQRMHLMDLLRRLGDEGRTVLFSSHILEEVERLARHIEVVVSGRHAASGDFGAIRRLMTDRPVQYAVRSSDDRALAGILIAQPSVAAVSLREDELEVQVTDLGSFALGLPGWARRHDLSVYELSPRDESLESVFAYLVAR, encoded by the coding sequence ATGAGCACGCTCGTCCTCGACAAGGCGTCGCGCTGGTTCGGCAACGTGGTCGCCGTCAACGACGTGTCACTGTCGATCGGGCCCGGCGTGACCGGCCTGCTCGGCCCCAACGGTGCGGGCAAGACCACCCTGATGGCGATGATGTCGGGGTTCCTCGCCCCGTCTGCCGGGCACGTCACGCTCGACGGGCAGCCGGTCTGGCGCAACACCGAGACCTACCGGCAGATCGGGCTGGTCCCCGAGCGCGAGCTCAGCTTCGGCTACCTCACGGGCCGGCAGTTCGTCCGCGCCAACGCCGACCTGCACGGCCTGTCCGACGCGGGCGCAGCCACCGAGCGGATCCTCGAGGTCGTCGACATGGTCGAGCCGGCCGCGCGCCGCCTCGACACGTACTCCAAGGGCATGCGGCAGCGGGTCAAGATCGCCGCCGCGCTCGTCCACGACCCGGCCGTGCTGCTGCTCGACGAGCCGTTCAACGGCGTCGACCCGCGCCAGCGCATGCACCTGATGGACCTGCTGCGCCGCCTCGGCGACGAGGGCCGCACCGTGCTGTTCAGCTCCCACATCCTCGAGGAGGTGGAGCGGCTCGCCCGGCACATCGAGGTGGTCGTCTCCGGGCGGCACGCCGCGTCCGGCGACTTCGGCGCGATCCGGCGGCTGATGACCGACCGCCCGGTCCAATATGCCGTGCGCTCCAGCGACGACCGCGCGCTGGCCGGGATCCTCATCGCCCAGCCCTCCGTGGCCGCCGTCAGCCTCCGCGAGGACGAGCTCGAGGTGCAGGTGACCGACCTCGGCAGCTTCGCCCTCGGCCTGCCCGGCTGGGCGCGCCGGCACGACCTGTCCGTCTACGAGCTCTCCCCGCGCGACGAGTCGCTGGAGAGCGTGTTCGCCTACCTGGTGGCCCGATGA
- a CDS encoding ABC transporter permease, protein MPESTTRGVIHDLGYRHFDGTREGTATIARTLFVTGLRHTYGLGRSGKSKVMPFLLLAMATLPALIVVGVVVLTGLGNLPVSYASYTSQVQLLISLFAAAQAPVLFSRDLRHRSIVLYLARPLSAPVFALVRWLSLTASLLLFMWLSTFVLYVGALLSGLDRSDETEDLLKALVLQVLLALLLAGVTGLISSVSLRRGFAVVGSILVLVVLAGVVTSIQAISSARDSDGVGVAAGLFSPWSLYGGLGDAWDAGIAVFTPPEGAWVPVYALVAVVLAGACVLGLVARFRKVGSR, encoded by the coding sequence GTGCCTGAGTCGACCACCCGCGGGGTCATCCACGACCTCGGCTACCGCCACTTCGACGGCACCCGCGAGGGCACCGCCACCATCGCCCGGACCCTCTTCGTCACCGGCCTGCGCCACACCTACGGCCTCGGCCGCTCCGGCAAGTCGAAGGTGATGCCGTTCCTCCTGCTCGCGATGGCGACCCTGCCGGCTCTGATCGTCGTCGGCGTGGTCGTGCTGACGGGCCTCGGCAACCTCCCGGTGTCCTACGCGAGCTACACCTCGCAGGTCCAGCTGCTGATCAGCCTCTTCGCCGCCGCCCAGGCGCCGGTGCTGTTCTCCCGCGACCTGCGGCACCGCTCGATCGTGCTCTACCTCGCCAGGCCGTTGTCAGCGCCGGTCTTCGCGCTGGTGCGCTGGCTCTCGCTCACCGCCTCGCTGCTGCTCTTCATGTGGCTCTCGACGTTCGTCCTCTACGTCGGTGCGCTGCTGTCCGGGCTGGACCGCAGCGACGAGACGGAGGACCTCCTCAAGGCGCTCGTCCTCCAGGTCCTGCTGGCGCTGCTGCTCGCGGGCGTGACCGGCCTGATCTCGTCGGTCTCGCTGCGCCGCGGCTTCGCCGTGGTGGGGTCGATCCTCGTGCTCGTCGTGCTCGCCGGCGTGGTGACGTCGATCCAGGCGATCTCGTCGGCCCGCGACTCCGACGGCGTCGGGGTCGCGGCCGGCCTGTTCTCGCCGTGGTCGCTCTACGGCGGGCTGGGCGACGCGTGGGACGCAGGGATCGCGGTCTTCACGCCGCCCGAGGGGGCGTGGGTCCCGGTCTACGCCCTGGTGGCCGTCGTGCTCGCCGGCGCGTGCGTGCTCGGCCTGGTCGCCCGGTTCCGGAAGGTGGGGTCGCGATGA
- a CDS encoding ABC transporter ATP-binding protein, with protein sequence MGDFAGPVVSTAELTKHFGSVHALTDLTVEVGAGVTGLVGANGAGKSTLIKILLGLLEPTHGQATVLGHDIEHESQEIRRLVGYMPEHDCLPPDVSASEFVVHMARMSGLGASPARERAADVLRHVGLEEERYRPMGGYSTGMKQRAKLAQALVHDPRLVFLDEPTNGLDPAARSDMLRLVKRIGSDFGIAVLVTSHLLGELERVSDHVIVLDGGHLLRSSATGDFLRRTGSLLVEVVGTETQRDQLGEALAQRGLSCRPRGTMVAVDPPPPDVAAHDLIRDVADELGLGLMRLEPDRGHLEDVFMEGGARA encoded by the coding sequence ATGGGGGACTTCGCCGGACCGGTCGTGTCGACCGCAGAGCTCACCAAGCACTTCGGGTCGGTGCACGCCCTGACCGACCTGACCGTCGAGGTCGGCGCGGGCGTGACCGGCCTCGTCGGCGCCAACGGCGCCGGCAAGTCGACGCTGATCAAGATCCTGCTCGGGCTGCTCGAGCCGACGCACGGGCAGGCCACCGTGCTCGGCCACGACATCGAGCACGAGAGCCAGGAGATCCGCCGGCTCGTCGGCTACATGCCCGAGCACGACTGCCTGCCGCCCGACGTGAGCGCGAGCGAGTTCGTCGTCCACATGGCCCGGATGTCCGGCCTGGGCGCCTCTCCGGCCCGCGAGCGGGCCGCCGACGTGCTGCGCCACGTCGGGCTCGAGGAGGAGCGCTACCGCCCGATGGGCGGCTACTCCACCGGCATGAAGCAGCGCGCCAAGCTCGCCCAGGCGCTCGTGCACGACCCGCGGCTGGTCTTCCTCGACGAGCCCACCAACGGCCTCGACCCGGCGGCACGCTCCGACATGCTGCGCCTGGTCAAGCGGATCGGCAGCGACTTCGGCATCGCGGTCCTCGTCACCTCCCACCTCCTCGGCGAGCTCGAGCGGGTCAGCGACCACGTCATCGTTCTCGACGGCGGCCACCTGCTGCGCTCCAGCGCCACCGGCGACTTCCTGCGCCGCACCGGCAGCCTGCTGGTCGAGGTCGTCGGCACCGAGACCCAGCGCGACCAGCTCGGCGAGGCGCTCGCCCAGCGCGGCCTCAGCTGCCGCCCGCGCGGCACGATGGTCGCCGTCGACCCGCCACCGCCCGACGTCGCCGCCCACGACCTGATCCGCGACGTCGCCGACGAGCTCGGTCTGGGCCTGATGCGGCTCGAGCCCGACCGCGGCCACCTCGAGGACGTCTTCATGGAGGGCGGGGCCCGTGCCTGA
- a CDS encoding TspO/MBR family protein, whose translation MSLAASLTWTGVVVAYAVLANAWNNRDPGWYDHLDKPSFQPPTLVFALVWPLNFALLVLVGLAVVRTAEPGAAWAATGVLAVSVACALTWARLFYVPPHRLTAAARWLTAAAVLTWLLAVVVGAMEVWGGLVLLPYALWLSFATALAHAYARGPRSVPGR comes from the coding sequence ATGAGCCTCGCAGCGTCGCTCACGTGGACCGGCGTCGTCGTGGCGTACGCCGTGCTCGCCAACGCGTGGAACAACCGTGACCCCGGGTGGTACGACCACCTCGACAAGCCGTCGTTCCAGCCGCCCACGCTCGTCTTCGCCCTCGTGTGGCCGCTCAACTTCGCCCTGCTCGTGCTCGTCGGGCTGGCCGTCGTCCGCACCGCCGAGCCCGGCGCCGCGTGGGCGGCGACCGGGGTGCTCGCGGTGTCGGTCGCGTGCGCGCTGACGTGGGCGCGGCTGTTCTACGTGCCGCCGCACCGGCTCACGGCGGCCGCCCGCTGGCTCACCGCGGCCGCCGTCCTGACCTGGCTGCTCGCGGTGGTCGTCGGCGCGATGGAGGTCTGGGGCGGGCTCGTCCTGCTGCCGTACGCGCTCTGGCTCAGCTTCGCGACCGCGCTGGCGCACGCCTACGCGCGCGGGCCCCGGTCGGTGCCGGGCCGGTAG
- a CDS encoding alpha/beta fold hydrolase, with protein sequence MSRRTAVAARLLAAATSAEARAYGLRERTVDVGDARLAVLEGGPVDAPPVVLLHGYSADRVVWVRFARHLLEDHRVVVPDLAGHGASGFTTGIGYSAPAQARRVVAVLDHLGIDRAHVAGNSMGGFVAATLAVDHPDRVRSLLLSDAVGVTQPEPSDAELLFRQGRNPFLLESVADFPDFYAMTMARPPFLPAFLRAAIAADYVARRHQLEEVFRDFYGVATLDDRLGEVRVPTLVMWGEEDRLVHPSTAGVWTTGIAGARSVTYPGVGHMPMLEAPALSVADYRAFLSGLPRVSRAG encoded by the coding sequence GTGAGCCGCCGCACCGCCGTCGCAGCACGCCTCCTCGCGGCGGCCACCAGCGCCGAGGCGCGGGCGTACGGCCTGCGCGAGCGCACCGTCGACGTCGGCGACGCGCGCCTCGCCGTCCTCGAGGGTGGGCCGGTCGACGCGCCGCCGGTCGTGCTGCTGCACGGCTACTCCGCGGACCGCGTGGTCTGGGTGCGCTTCGCCCGCCACCTGCTCGAGGACCACCGGGTCGTGGTGCCCGACCTCGCCGGCCACGGCGCGTCCGGCTTCACCACCGGCATCGGCTACTCCGCTCCCGCGCAGGCGCGGCGCGTCGTCGCGGTCCTCGACCACCTCGGCATCGACCGCGCCCACGTCGCCGGCAACTCGATGGGCGGCTTCGTCGCCGCGACGCTCGCCGTCGACCACCCCGACCGGGTGCGGTCGCTGCTGCTGAGCGACGCCGTCGGCGTGACGCAGCCGGAGCCGAGCGACGCCGAGCTGCTCTTCCGCCAGGGGCGCAACCCGTTCCTGCTCGAGAGCGTGGCCGACTTCCCCGACTTCTACGCCATGACGATGGCCCGCCCGCCGTTCCTGCCGGCGTTCCTCCGCGCGGCGATCGCAGCCGACTACGTCGCGCGGCGCCACCAGCTCGAGGAGGTCTTCCGCGACTTCTACGGGGTGGCGACGCTCGACGACCGGCTCGGCGAGGTCCGGGTCCCGACCCTGGTCATGTGGGGCGAGGAGGACCGGCTGGTCCACCCGAGCACCGCGGGCGTGTGGACGACCGGCATCGCGGGCGCCCGCTCGGTGACCTATCCCGGCGTCGGGCACATGCCGATGCTGGAGGCCCCGGCGCTGAGCGTCGCCGACTACCGGGCCTTCCTGTCGGGCCTCCCGCGGGTCAGCCGAGCGGGCTGA